The Micromonospora sp. WMMD961 genome has a segment encoding these proteins:
- a CDS encoding LacI family DNA-binding transcriptional regulator has product MATLSDVARRAGVSPATASRVINGSSKPVTDELRERVLAAVAELQYVPNAHAQLLARSHRSAVGVIVHDVSDPYFAEITRGLQRVATDQGRLLMICNSYRDPDRELEYVELLRGHQVAALILAGSGYHDEAFTRQLNEKLAAYEATGGRVAVIGRHEHSGDAVMPDNRAGGYLAGRELCGLGHRAIGVVAGPRILTTTTDRLAGLRQALTEQGRELPERRIRYAEFDRDGGAEATARLLDADPELTAIVALNDSMAIGALATLRARGLAVPQQTSVVGFDDMPIARDVTPALTTVRLPLVDMGARAMSLVLDAGAPAPRIEVLPAELVRRDTAGPVPPSVRATAGSTPRARRGDATS; this is encoded by the coding sequence ATGGCGACCCTGTCCGATGTGGCACGCCGGGCGGGCGTCTCACCCGCCACCGCCTCCCGTGTCATCAACGGCAGCAGCAAACCGGTCACCGACGAGTTGCGCGAGCGGGTGCTCGCCGCCGTCGCCGAGTTGCAGTACGTGCCGAACGCACACGCCCAACTGCTGGCCCGCTCGCACCGCAGCGCGGTCGGCGTGATCGTGCACGACGTCTCCGACCCGTACTTCGCCGAGATCACCCGAGGGCTGCAACGGGTCGCCACCGACCAGGGCCGGCTGCTGATGATCTGCAACAGCTATCGGGACCCGGACCGTGAGTTGGAGTACGTGGAGCTGCTGCGCGGCCACCAGGTGGCGGCGTTGATCCTGGCCGGCTCCGGCTACCACGACGAGGCGTTCACGCGGCAGCTCAACGAGAAGCTCGCCGCGTACGAGGCCACCGGCGGGCGGGTCGCGGTGATCGGCCGGCACGAGCACTCCGGCGACGCGGTGATGCCGGACAACCGAGCCGGCGGCTACCTCGCCGGTCGGGAGCTGTGCGGGCTGGGGCACCGGGCGATCGGCGTCGTCGCCGGCCCACGGATCCTGACCACCACGACCGACCGGCTGGCCGGCCTCCGCCAGGCCCTCACCGAGCAGGGCCGCGAGCTGCCGGAACGGCGCATCCGGTACGCGGAGTTCGACCGCGACGGTGGCGCGGAGGCGACCGCCCGACTCCTCGACGCCGACCCGGAGCTGACCGCGATCGTGGCGCTGAACGACTCGATGGCCATCGGCGCGCTCGCCACCCTGCGAGCGCGCGGGTTGGCCGTGCCGCAGCAGACCTCCGTGGTGGGCTTCGACGACATGCCGATCGCCCGGGACGTGACCCCGGCGCTCACCACCGTGCGACTGCCACTCGTCGACATGGGAGCGCGCGCGATGTCCCTGGTACTCGACGCCGGAGCGCCGGCGCCCCGGATCGAGGTGCTCCCCGCCGAACTGGTCCGCCGCGACACCGCCGGGCCCGTCCCGCCTTCCGTCCGCGCGACTGCCGGCTCGACGCCGCGCGCACGGCGGGGAGACGCCACGTCGTGA
- a CDS encoding ABC transporter ATP-binding protein, translated as MTAAPAATGTAIGMSGVTVRFTSRRSQTTALDDVSLDIEPGEFVTIVGPSGCGKSTLLKIVAGLVTPTSGAVSLLQRPVRGPQKDIGFVFQKAALLEWRGARANILLQAEMRGMDRAQASRRADELIEMTGLTGFEKALPHELSGGMQQRVALCRALLHSPPVLLMDEPFGALDALTREQMNAELHRIWRETGTTVVLVTHSIAEAVFLGTRVVVMSARPGRIIRTFPVDLPAHRDYAQVMSDPRFDRLATDLRGLLGSAAANH; from the coding sequence GTGACCGCCGCGCCGGCAGCCACCGGCACCGCCATCGGGATGTCCGGAGTGACCGTACGGTTCACCTCCCGGCGGTCCCAGACCACCGCCCTGGACGACGTGTCGCTGGACATCGAGCCCGGTGAGTTCGTCACGATCGTCGGCCCGTCCGGCTGCGGCAAGTCCACCCTGCTGAAGATCGTCGCTGGGTTGGTCACGCCCACCAGCGGCGCGGTGTCACTGCTGCAACGCCCGGTGCGCGGCCCGCAGAAGGACATCGGCTTCGTCTTCCAGAAGGCCGCGCTGCTGGAGTGGCGCGGTGCCCGGGCGAACATCCTGCTCCAGGCCGAGATGCGCGGCATGGACCGGGCCCAGGCGTCCCGTCGCGCCGACGAGCTGATCGAGATGACCGGGCTGACCGGCTTCGAGAAGGCACTGCCACACGAGTTGTCCGGCGGCATGCAGCAGCGGGTGGCGCTCTGCCGCGCGCTGCTGCACTCCCCGCCGGTGCTGCTCATGGACGAGCCGTTCGGCGCCCTGGACGCGCTGACCCGGGAGCAGATGAACGCCGAACTGCACCGGATCTGGCGGGAGACCGGCACCACTGTCGTGCTGGTCACCCACTCCATCGCCGAGGCGGTCTTCCTCGGCACCCGGGTCGTGGTGATGAGCGCGCGGCCCGGCCGGATCATCCGCACCTTCCCGGTCGACCTGCCGGCGCACCGCGACTACGCGCAGGTGATGTCGGACCCCCGGT
- a CDS encoding cupin domain-containing protein, which translates to MPDRSAPLPGGIGVSRLRVYDTVAPDGLVGGTPHVHLCCTEGYVVTDGEGAVQTLTAAGFRETPLRPGAVVWFEPGTVHRLVNGGGLTIVVLMQNSGLPEAGDAVLTFPPDVLADPAAYAAAAALPGGGAPGADVRAAYRRRDLAVTGFQALRSGGPMALAAFHSAAIALRAPLLARWRQRWAAGAGRAAADTGAHLDALERGDPRHLDEAGVYAVDEPVERGRLGMCGLLDTYPAAS; encoded by the coding sequence ATGCCTGACCGGTCGGCCCCGCTGCCCGGTGGGATCGGGGTCTCCCGGCTGCGCGTCTACGACACGGTCGCCCCGGACGGGCTGGTGGGCGGCACCCCGCACGTGCACCTGTGCTGCACCGAGGGTTACGTGGTGACCGACGGCGAGGGTGCCGTGCAGACGCTGACCGCTGCCGGCTTCCGGGAGACGCCGCTCCGGCCGGGGGCGGTCGTCTGGTTCGAGCCGGGCACCGTGCACCGCCTGGTCAACGGGGGCGGGCTGACCATCGTGGTGCTCATGCAGAACAGCGGGTTGCCCGAAGCCGGTGACGCGGTGCTCACCTTCCCGCCCGACGTGCTGGCCGACCCGGCCGCGTACGCCGCCGCGGCGGCGCTGCCCGGCGGGGGAGCGCCGGGCGCGGACGTGCGGGCCGCGTACCGCCGACGTGATCTGGCGGTGACCGGGTTCCAGGCGCTGCGGTCCGGCGGTCCGATGGCGCTCGCCGCCTTCCACAGCGCCGCGATTGCGTTGCGTGCGCCGCTGTTGGCGAGGTGGCGGCAGCGGTGGGCGGCCGGCGCGGGCCGGGCCGCCGCCGACACCGGCGCCCACCTCGACGCCCTGGAGCGGGGGGACCCACGGCACCTGGACGAGGCGGGCGTGTACGCGGTGGACGAGCCGGTCGAACGGGGTCGGTTGGGCATGTGTGGGCTCCTGGACACCTACCCGGCGGCCTCCTGA
- a CDS encoding cupin domain-containing protein: MSDRFAVLQLDELPARRCSCGTTRRGFISESDGQSSVHLLKVQDAVTHHHRIATEYYIVLAGEGEVELDGVRHPARPMSAFLIKPGCRHRAIGDLTVLLVSLPAADDTDEYFDA; this comes from the coding sequence GTGTCCGATCGCTTCGCGGTACTCCAACTCGACGAACTTCCCGCCAGACGCTGCTCGTGTGGCACCACCCGACGAGGCTTCATCTCCGAGAGCGACGGCCAGAGCAGTGTGCACCTGCTGAAGGTGCAGGACGCGGTCACCCACCACCACCGGATCGCCACCGAGTACTACATCGTGCTCGCCGGTGAGGGTGAGGTCGAGTTGGACGGCGTCCGTCATCCGGCCCGACCGATGTCCGCGTTCCTGATCAAGCCGGGTTGCCGGCACCGGGCCATCGGCGACCTGACCGTGCTGCTGGTGTCGTTACCGGCGGCGGACGACACCGACGAGTACTTCGATGCCTGA
- a CDS encoding GNAT family N-acetyltransferase yields MRIREFEAADWSQVWPIVREVIRAQDTFTYDPAMTAEQSYAIWVEAPPGRTVVAVDGERVLGTAKMGANKPGPGAHVSTASFMVAADARGRGVGTALCRDALAWARHQGYAGMQFNAVAESNRSAVELYQREGFTVIGTVPGAFRHPTLGRVGLHVMYQEF; encoded by the coding sequence GTGCGAATTCGGGAGTTCGAAGCGGCGGACTGGTCGCAGGTGTGGCCGATCGTGCGGGAGGTGATCCGGGCGCAGGACACCTTCACCTACGACCCGGCGATGACCGCCGAGCAGTCGTACGCCATCTGGGTCGAGGCGCCGCCGGGTCGGACCGTCGTCGCGGTCGACGGCGAGCGGGTGCTCGGCACCGCGAAGATGGGTGCCAACAAGCCCGGACCAGGGGCGCACGTTTCCACCGCGAGCTTCATGGTCGCCGCCGACGCCCGCGGTCGGGGCGTCGGCACCGCGCTGTGCCGCGACGCCCTGGCCTGGGCCCGCCACCAGGGGTACGCGGGCATGCAGTTCAACGCCGTCGCGGAGAGCAACCGGTCGGCGGTGGAGCTGTACCAGCGGGAGGGCTTCACGGTGATCGGCACGGTGCCGGGCGCGTTCCGGCACCCCACCCTCGGCCGGGTCGGCCTACACGTCATGTACCAGGAGTTCTGA
- a CDS encoding aminoglycoside phosphotransferase family protein, whose amino-acid sequence MTGVSPTQRGITSADVQHLVGASFGPHTRVRDTGPLTGGGYATVWWALLDDDRRVVLKLAPPAGTPLLRYEHGLCAAEADYFRLVAEHAPQVPVPVVLDHGTDPAYGEWLFTTMLPGRSLSDLAEAGIAVDDGPTRHDLGSALAVLHRVTGDRFGYDGDRPAGSTWRAAFTAMLDALLADASDWNVRLPFPPERLHGLVDRHADVLDEVRRPALLHFDCWDGNVLAVPDPGGRLRLSGLVDGERFLYGDPLLDLVSPLLFRRAEDEPEHPLLCGYRAAAAEPLVLDASARRRLGLYRLHLYLLMTVEMPSRGMTVRSHPGRHARLAGLLDAEIAALGTS is encoded by the coding sequence GTGACCGGGGTCAGCCCGACTCAACGGGGCATCACCAGCGCCGACGTGCAGCATCTGGTCGGCGCGTCCTTCGGGCCGCACACCCGGGTCCGGGACACCGGTCCACTGACCGGAGGTGGATACGCGACGGTCTGGTGGGCGTTGCTCGACGACGACCGTCGGGTGGTGCTGAAGCTGGCTCCACCGGCCGGGACGCCGCTGCTGCGCTACGAGCACGGGCTCTGCGCGGCCGAGGCCGACTATTTCCGCCTCGTCGCCGAGCACGCGCCGCAGGTACCGGTGCCCGTCGTGCTGGATCACGGCACCGACCCGGCGTACGGCGAGTGGTTGTTCACCACGATGCTGCCCGGTCGATCACTGTCCGACCTGGCCGAGGCCGGCATCGCGGTCGACGACGGCCCGACCCGGCACGACCTCGGCTCGGCCCTCGCCGTGCTGCACCGGGTCACCGGCGACCGGTTCGGCTACGACGGCGACCGGCCTGCGGGGTCGACCTGGCGGGCCGCGTTCACGGCGATGCTCGACGCGCTGCTCGCCGACGCGTCCGACTGGAACGTCCGGCTGCCTTTCCCGCCGGAGCGCCTGCACGGGCTCGTGGATCGGCACGCCGACGTGCTGGACGAGGTGCGCCGCCCGGCACTGCTGCACTTCGACTGCTGGGACGGCAACGTGTTGGCCGTGCCCGACCCGGGTGGCCGGCTGCGGTTGTCCGGCCTGGTGGACGGCGAACGGTTCCTGTACGGCGATCCGCTGCTGGACCTGGTCTCGCCGCTGCTCTTCCGTCGCGCCGAGGACGAGCCGGAGCACCCGTTGCTGTGCGGCTACCGGGCCGCCGCGGCCGAGCCGCTGGTGCTGGACGCCTCGGCACGCCGCCGGTTGGGTCTGTACCGGCTACACCTGTACCTGCTGATGACTGTGGAGATGCCCAGCCGCGGCATGACTGTTCGCAGCCACCCGGGGCGGCACGCCCGCCTGGCGGGTCTACTCGACGCGGAGATCGCCGCGCTCGGCACCAGCTGA
- a CDS encoding ABC transporter permease, translated as MTENSLDTAGRRTAAEAVDSERATPTTADEAIPPRVAGPPRGGGRPPRPTLGRRAAAFADSLWRPALVLAVLFAAWWFVAAQEYVPNYLVPTPGQVWETMTGQWSELARHTLVTLYETVLGFVLAAALGLATAVAIAYSRTLDKALYPIVLFAQVIPKIAIAPLLVVWFGLGLTPKIILAVLIAFFPVVISGVAGLRSTDPELLDLAATMGAGPWRTFRKIRFPNALPHLMAGLKVAVTLAVVGAVVGEFVGASEGLGYVLLLANGNLDAPLLFADLILMSAIGIVLFVLVEIAEALLIPWHASRRAGVSLTTS; from the coding sequence GTGACCGAGAACTCTTTGGACACCGCAGGTCGCCGTACCGCAGCCGAGGCGGTCGACAGCGAGCGCGCGACCCCGACCACGGCGGACGAGGCGATACCGCCGCGGGTGGCCGGTCCGCCGCGCGGTGGTGGCCGTCCACCACGGCCGACGCTCGGTCGGCGGGCGGCGGCCTTCGCCGACTCGCTCTGGCGTCCGGCGCTGGTGCTCGCCGTCCTCTTTGCCGCCTGGTGGTTCGTGGCCGCCCAGGAGTACGTCCCGAACTACCTGGTGCCCACACCCGGCCAGGTCTGGGAGACGATGACCGGGCAGTGGTCCGAGCTGGCGCGGCACACACTGGTCACCCTCTACGAGACGGTGCTCGGCTTCGTGCTGGCCGCCGCCTTGGGTCTGGCGACAGCGGTCGCCATCGCCTATTCCCGCACCCTGGACAAGGCGCTCTACCCGATCGTCCTGTTCGCGCAGGTCATCCCGAAGATCGCTATCGCGCCACTGCTGGTCGTCTGGTTCGGCCTCGGCCTCACCCCGAAGATCATCCTCGCGGTGCTCATCGCGTTCTTCCCGGTGGTCATCTCCGGCGTGGCCGGGCTGCGCTCCACCGACCCGGAACTGCTCGACCTGGCCGCCACGATGGGGGCCGGGCCGTGGCGCACCTTCCGCAAGATCCGCTTCCCGAACGCGTTGCCGCACCTCATGGCCGGTCTCAAGGTGGCGGTCACCCTCGCGGTGGTCGGCGCCGTGGTCGGTGAGTTCGTCGGCGCCAGCGAAGGGCTCGGCTACGTCCTGTTGCTGGCCAACGGCAACCTCGACGCCCCGCTGCTGTTCGCAGACCTGATCCTGATGTCCGCCATCGGCATCGTCCTGTTCGTCCTGGTCGAGATCGCCGAGGCACTGCTCATCCCGTGGCACGCCAGTCGCCGGGCCGGCGTGTCCCTGACCACCTCCTGA
- a CDS encoding MFS transporter — protein MGRPAGADRAPLWRDRTFGTYWVAQSLSAAGDSFAYLAVPLLVLQATGSVARMGLLTAVAGAASVAAGIFGGVLVDRYDRRTLMIVADLTRLLLYALVPLAWLAGPQVWLLFVVLPLCEAAGMVFQVAAVTAVRNLVDRDRITEANGRLQATYAAAAVLGPLLAGVVAARFGPATAIAVNAASFALSAAGLWLIRLRPAPVDAAVVARERPLVEFLAGARFLWGQPVLRALTVLLSFFIFLTYGFVDVLIYHVTHDLGGSEGTVGTVLGLAALGTVAGALLVAPLRRRRGFGATWIGAHAVCGFAVAGVGMATSVPAVTALTAVYLCCLSVGGICSMSLRQEITPDHLLGRVTSAFWSTHYALGPAGAVVLTWAAARFGVAAVTAAAGVGCLLVAVAGLFSPVRRAGAERSAGHPGLLPAPADGSVGG, from the coding sequence ATGGGCCGACCTGCCGGCGCGGACCGGGCTCCACTCTGGCGGGACCGCACCTTCGGCACGTACTGGGTCGCGCAGTCGCTCTCGGCGGCCGGCGACTCGTTCGCCTACCTCGCGGTACCGCTGCTGGTGCTCCAGGCGACCGGGTCGGTGGCGCGCATGGGCCTGCTCACCGCCGTCGCCGGTGCGGCGTCGGTCGCCGCCGGGATCTTCGGCGGGGTACTGGTCGACAGGTACGACCGCCGCACGCTGATGATCGTGGCGGACCTGACCCGGTTGCTGCTCTACGCCCTGGTGCCTCTGGCGTGGCTCGCCGGACCACAGGTGTGGCTGCTCTTCGTCGTCCTGCCGCTCTGCGAGGCGGCCGGCATGGTGTTCCAGGTCGCCGCGGTGACCGCCGTCCGCAACCTCGTCGACCGGGACCGTATCACCGAGGCCAACGGCCGGTTGCAGGCGACGTACGCGGCGGCCGCCGTCCTCGGGCCGCTGCTCGCCGGTGTGGTCGCGGCCCGCTTCGGCCCGGCGACCGCCATCGCCGTCAACGCGGCGAGCTTCGCGCTCTCCGCCGCCGGGCTGTGGCTGATCCGTCTGCGACCGGCGCCTGTCGATGCCGCCGTGGTGGCCCGGGAGCGCCCGTTGGTCGAGTTCCTGGCCGGGGCGCGGTTCCTGTGGGGTCAGCCCGTCCTGCGCGCGCTGACCGTCCTGTTGTCGTTCTTCATCTTCCTCACGTACGGCTTCGTCGACGTGCTGATCTACCACGTCACCCACGACCTCGGCGGCTCCGAGGGCACCGTCGGCACGGTGCTCGGGCTGGCGGCGCTGGGCACTGTCGCCGGTGCGCTGCTGGTGGCCCCGCTGCGCCGACGACGCGGGTTCGGCGCGACCTGGATCGGCGCGCACGCCGTCTGCGGTTTCGCGGTGGCGGGCGTCGGCATGGCGACGAGCGTGCCGGCGGTCACCGCGCTGACCGCGGTGTACCTGTGCTGTCTCAGCGTCGGCGGGATCTGCTCGATGTCGCTACGCCAGGAGATCACCCCCGATCACCTGCTCGGCCGTGTGACGTCGGCGTTCTGGAGCACGCACTACGCCCTCGGCCCGGCCGGCGCGGTCGTGCTGACCTGGGCCGCCGCTCGGTTCGGGGTCGCGGCCGTCACCGCCGCGGCGGGCGTGGGATGCCTACTGGTGGCGGTCGCTGGGCTCTTCAGCCCGGTCCGCCGCGCCGGCGCGGAGCGTTCGGCTGGCCACCCCGGCCTGCTCCCGGCACCGGCCGACGGCAGCGTTGGTGGTTGA
- a CDS encoding NAD(P)H-dependent oxidoreductase, which translates to MTRIGIILGSTRPGRNGEAVARWVLEIAKQRSDAEYELVDLLDYQLPHLDEAYPPSMGQYSQPHTKRWAETIASYDGFVIVTPEYNHSTSGALKNAIDFLYAEWNNKAVGFVSYGSVGGARAVEHLRLISGELQMADVRSQVALSLFTDFENFSTFKPGPFQQDALTTTLDQVVAWSAALAPLRKS; encoded by the coding sequence ATGACCAGGATCGGGATCATCCTCGGCAGCACTCGCCCGGGGCGGAACGGGGAGGCCGTCGCCCGCTGGGTGCTCGAGATCGCCAAGCAGCGCTCCGACGCGGAGTACGAGCTGGTCGACCTGCTCGACTACCAGCTGCCGCACCTCGACGAGGCGTACCCGCCCTCGATGGGCCAGTACTCCCAGCCGCACACCAAGCGGTGGGCCGAGACGATCGCCTCGTACGACGGCTTCGTCATCGTCACCCCGGAGTACAACCACTCCACCTCGGGTGCCCTGAAGAACGCCATCGACTTCCTGTACGCCGAGTGGAACAACAAGGCCGTCGGCTTCGTCAGCTACGGCTCGGTCGGCGGCGCGCGCGCCGTGGAGCACCTGCGGCTGATCTCCGGTGAGCTGCAGATGGCGGACGTGCGCTCGCAGGTCGCGCTGTCGCTCTTCACCGACTTCGAGAACTTCAGCACCTTCAAGCCCGGCCCGTTCCAGCAGGACGCGCTGACCACCACGCTCGACCAGGTGGTCGCCTGGAGCGCCGCGCTCGCCCCGCTGCGCAAGAGCTGA
- a CDS encoding MarR family winged helix-turn-helix transcriptional regulator has translation MSNPSAQTPQPLTPDEEALVRALGQVMYVLPRAIDTDMVGDRQLPLTEYTALMNLSEAPDRRLRMHELAALCYLSLSGMTRTIIRLETQGLVKRERCEEDARGWNAVLTDAGFARLEESWPSHLAAVRRRFLQHFEGHDLARLARAFRQAGAAETTD, from the coding sequence ATGTCCAACCCCTCCGCGCAAACTCCGCAACCCCTCACCCCTGATGAGGAGGCCTTGGTCCGTGCCCTCGGCCAGGTGATGTACGTGTTGCCCCGCGCGATCGACACGGACATGGTCGGTGACCGTCAGCTACCACTCACCGAGTACACCGCCCTGATGAACCTGTCCGAGGCACCGGACCGGCGGCTGCGCATGCACGAACTGGCCGCGCTCTGCTACCTCTCGCTCAGCGGGATGACCCGTACGATCATCCGGTTGGAGACACAGGGCCTGGTCAAGCGGGAACGGTGCGAGGAGGACGCCCGGGGCTGGAACGCCGTCCTCACCGACGCCGGCTTCGCCCGCCTGGAAGAGTCCTGGCCGAGCCACCTGGCCGCCGTACGCCGCCGGTTCCTCCAGCACTTCGAGGGTCACGACCTGGCCCGATTGGCCCGCGCGTTCCGGCAGGCCGGCGCGGCGGAGACGACCGACTGA
- a CDS encoding anthrone oxygenase family protein, with protein MGLLSTVSLFAATVTTGLTAGLFAAFAYAVMPGLGRADDRTLVLAMQRINESILNGWFAVCFGGALLFTLLAAVLHLGADRRAALPWVVAGLLAYLVVLGVTAVVNVPLNNVLARAGDVDRVTDLAALRERFETTWVRANVVRAIASTGAFGLLAWALLVAGRHSG; from the coding sequence ATGGGATTGCTGAGTACCGTGAGCCTGTTCGCCGCCACAGTGACCACCGGCCTGACCGCCGGGCTGTTCGCCGCCTTCGCGTACGCGGTCATGCCGGGGTTGGGCCGTGCCGACGACCGGACGCTGGTGCTCGCCATGCAACGGATCAACGAGTCCATCCTCAACGGGTGGTTCGCGGTCTGCTTCGGTGGCGCGTTGCTGTTCACGCTGCTGGCGGCGGTGCTGCACCTGGGCGCCGACCGCCGGGCTGCGCTGCCCTGGGTCGTCGCCGGGCTGCTGGCCTACCTGGTGGTGCTCGGTGTCACCGCGGTGGTCAACGTGCCGCTGAACAACGTGCTGGCCCGTGCCGGCGACGTCGACCGGGTCACCGACCTCGCGGCCCTACGGGAGCGCTTCGAGACCACCTGGGTACGCGCCAACGTGGTCCGGGCCATAGCGTCGACCGGCGCGTTCGGGTTGCTGGCCTGGGCTCTGCTGGTGGCCGGACGGCACTCCGGCTGA
- a CDS encoding ABC transporter substrate-binding protein — translation MKRTATTILVTAALLIAATGCGGDDSAGTTGADGKKQVTLTLNWVPYGEHAPFYYGLQNGYYSAEGIDLKILPGNGSGNTVKQVAQKQTDFGWADSPVLLKSVAAGMPVRSLGAYLEKGPSSVEFFAEEGVKTPADLKGKTVGGTPGDALYATFPAWLEKNGLKQTDVKVVNVDAAGKIAALAEGKVDAIMGFFHDQAPTIESKTGKTVDVLLFADYGMNLLGTGLIANTQTLQKDPELARKFVRATQKSWADAARDPAGAVTAMAALAENEPAPEVLTKQLTLVLPLLGGEGPPGVNTDAQWTETIDLMSRYAELKDPGAPNAYWDSSYAAQG, via the coding sequence ATGAAACGCACCGCCACCACCATCCTGGTCACCGCCGCCCTGCTGATCGCCGCCACCGGCTGCGGTGGGGACGACTCCGCCGGCACGACCGGCGCGGACGGAAAGAAGCAGGTCACCCTCACCCTGAACTGGGTGCCCTACGGAGAGCACGCGCCGTTCTACTACGGCCTGCAGAACGGCTACTACTCCGCCGAGGGCATCGACCTGAAGATCCTGCCGGGCAACGGCTCGGGCAACACGGTCAAGCAGGTCGCCCAGAAGCAGACCGACTTCGGCTGGGCCGACAGCCCGGTGCTGCTCAAGTCGGTGGCCGCCGGGATGCCGGTGCGCAGCCTCGGCGCGTACCTGGAGAAGGGCCCCTCCTCGGTGGAGTTCTTCGCGGAGGAGGGCGTCAAGACCCCGGCGGACCTCAAGGGCAAGACCGTCGGGGGCACTCCCGGTGACGCCCTCTACGCGACCTTCCCGGCCTGGCTGGAGAAGAACGGCCTCAAGCAGACCGACGTCAAGGTCGTCAACGTCGACGCCGCCGGCAAGATCGCGGCCCTGGCCGAGGGCAAGGTCGACGCCATCATGGGTTTCTTCCACGACCAGGCGCCCACCATAGAGAGCAAGACCGGTAAGACGGTCGACGTCCTGCTCTTCGCCGACTACGGGATGAACCTGCTCGGCACCGGCCTGATCGCCAACACCCAGACCCTGCAGAAGGACCCGGAGCTGGCCCGCAAGTTCGTCCGGGCCACCCAGAAGTCCTGGGCCGACGCCGCCCGCGACCCGGCCGGTGCGGTGACCGCGATGGCCGCGCTGGCCGAGAACGAGCCGGCGCCCGAGGTGCTCACCAAGCAACTCACCCTCGTCCTGCCGCTCCTCGGCGGCGAAGGGCCGCCCGGGGTGAACACCGACGCCCAGTGGACCGAGACCATCGACCTGATGTCCCGCTACGCGGAGCTGAAGGACCCCGGCGCGCCCAACGCGTACTGGGACTCGTCGTACGCGGCACAGGGGTGA